A region from the Simiduia sp. 21SJ11W-1 genome encodes:
- the recN gene encoding DNA repair protein RecN encodes MLTHLSIHNFTLVEHLELELDQGLTAITGETGAGKSLLLDALGMALGDKADADKVRAGCDRADISATFDLSQLSKACKWLKAHELEAESECILRRTVSADGRSRAYINGQSATLTQLRSLGELLIDIHSQHAHQRLLKKDHQRALIDLYGGHTSLYQAVKQAWQSWQALATQLQERQQNDAEISARTQLLRYQVEELDQLALQPQELDALEAEHRQLANAESVMEASQQLANLCNDDEQGLLEGLNKGLQLLKSLPDKSEQLQEAEQLLVTAQIQIEEASRAIDHHIDSFDADPQRLQWLEQRLDAIYQIARKHRVSPQELCDLHQSLAMELAKLAGSDIDLDQLAADTQNAEAGYRKLALELGQQRRQAAMRLGRAVNRQLQQLAMTNASIEVSFTDCAPSATGLEELEVLVSTNPGQPHRSLAKVASGGELSRISLAIQVCLAHKSAIPTLIFDEVDVGIGGATADIVGRLLRQLGQAGQVLCVTHLAQVASKAHQHLQVRKLTRKSGSESTLVALEGDAKTEEIARMLGGVELTEQSRAHAREMLEMAQ; translated from the coding sequence ATGCTCACACACCTCAGCATTCACAACTTCACCCTGGTAGAACACCTGGAGCTGGAGTTAGACCAAGGCCTCACCGCCATTACCGGCGAAACCGGAGCCGGCAAATCGCTGCTACTGGATGCACTGGGCATGGCGCTGGGCGACAAGGCCGATGCCGATAAGGTGCGCGCAGGCTGCGACCGTGCCGACATTTCCGCCACCTTTGATTTAAGCCAGCTGAGCAAGGCCTGCAAGTGGCTGAAGGCCCACGAACTAGAGGCCGAAAGTGAGTGCATACTACGCCGCACAGTGAGCGCTGATGGCCGCTCGCGGGCCTACATCAACGGGCAATCTGCCACCCTTACCCAGCTGCGCAGCCTCGGCGAGCTGTTGATCGACATCCACAGCCAACACGCCCACCAGCGGCTCTTGAAGAAAGACCATCAGCGCGCGCTCATCGACCTCTACGGTGGCCACACCAGCCTCTACCAGGCCGTAAAGCAGGCTTGGCAAAGTTGGCAGGCGCTCGCCACGCAGCTGCAAGAACGCCAGCAAAACGATGCCGAAATATCCGCCCGCACCCAATTGTTGCGCTATCAGGTTGAAGAACTCGACCAGCTGGCACTGCAACCCCAAGAGCTGGACGCCCTGGAAGCCGAGCACCGCCAGCTGGCCAATGCAGAATCTGTGATGGAGGCAAGCCAGCAGCTGGCAAACCTCTGCAATGACGATGAGCAAGGCCTGCTGGAAGGGCTAAACAAGGGGTTGCAGCTGCTAAAAAGCCTGCCCGATAAAAGCGAGCAGCTGCAAGAGGCCGAACAACTGCTGGTTACCGCACAGATTCAAATAGAAGAGGCCAGCCGCGCCATCGACCACCACATAGACAGCTTCGATGCCGACCCGCAGCGCCTGCAATGGCTGGAGCAGCGGCTGGACGCCATCTATCAGATTGCCAGAAAACACCGGGTGAGCCCGCAGGAGCTGTGCGATTTGCACCAGTCTCTGGCTATGGAGCTGGCGAAACTGGCCGGTAGCGATATCGACCTGGATCAACTGGCGGCAGATACCCAAAACGCGGAAGCCGGCTACCGCAAACTCGCCCTCGAACTCGGCCAGCAACGCCGCCAGGCCGCCATGCGCCTGGGCCGCGCCGTGAACCGCCAGTTGCAGCAACTGGCCATGACCAACGCCTCCATTGAGGTGAGCTTTACCGATTGCGCGCCTTCGGCCACGGGCCTTGAGGAGCTGGAAGTGTTAGTAAGCACCAACCCCGGCCAACCACACCGCAGCCTGGCCAAGGTGGCCTCTGGCGGTGAGCTCTCGCGCATCAGCCTTGCCATTCAGGTGTGCCTGGCGCATAAGTCTGCCATTCCCACATTGATCTTTGACGAGGTAGACGTAGGTATTGGCGGCGCTACAGCCGATATTGTGGGCCGCCTGTTGCGCCAGCTTGGCCAGGCAGGCCAAGTGCTGTGTGTAACCCACCTGGCGCAGGTGGCCAGCAAGGCGCACCAGCACTTGCAAGTGCGCAAGCTCACACGCAAATCCGGCAGCGAATCCACATTAGTGGCACTGGAGGGCGACGCCAAAACCGAAGAAATAGCCCGTATGTTGGGCGGCGTAGAGCTTACAGAGCAGTCGCGTGCCCATGCCCGTGAAATGCTGGAAATGGCCCAATAA
- the fur gene encoding ferric iron uptake transcriptional regulator: MTSENQELRKAGLKVTLPRVKILQILESDGSHHYSAEEVYKTLLEQGEDVGLATVYRVLTQFESAGLVTRHNFDGGHSVFEIDRGEHHDHMVCTETGKVIEFHNDEIEALQEKIAAEHGYELTDHNLVLYVKPKK, from the coding sequence ATGACTTCGGAAAATCAGGAATTGCGCAAAGCTGGCCTCAAGGTCACGTTGCCACGGGTGAAAATTTTGCAAATTTTGGAGTCTGACGGCAGCCACCATTACAGTGCAGAAGAAGTCTACAAAACCTTGCTGGAGCAGGGTGAAGATGTGGGCCTGGCCACCGTATACCGGGTGCTTACCCAGTTTGAAAGCGCAGGCCTTGTAACCCGTCACAACTTCGATGGGGGCCACTCGGTGTTCGAAATTGATCGCGGCGAGCATCACGATCACATGGTGTGCACTGAAACCGGCAAGGTGATTGAGTTTCACAATGATGAAATTGAAGCCCTGCAGGAAAAAATTGCCGCAGAGCACGGCTACGAGCTCACCGACCACAACCTGGTGCTCTACGTTAAGCCTAAAAAGTAA
- a CDS encoding outer membrane protein assembly factor BamE, producing the protein MLSLFRAPVAHLFCVKTVLILSLVLLSGCSYFRFPGVYKIYIPQGNIVKEDMVDQLQVGMTRRQVRFVLGTPLVEDTFHADRWDYVWTLKDPKGETQKKIFTVFFEGDQLTRFEGDYHKGAVQKEEESPASIAEANKVDETAEKAAEDTVGPPKEDI; encoded by the coding sequence ATGTTGTCCCTGTTTCGCGCACCGGTTGCGCACCTGTTTTGTGTAAAAACTGTACTGATATTAAGCTTGGTTCTGCTTAGCGGTTGCAGCTATTTCCGTTTTCCCGGCGTGTACAAGATCTACATTCCCCAGGGCAATATCGTTAAAGAAGACATGGTGGACCAGTTGCAAGTGGGTATGACACGCCGCCAGGTGCGCTTTGTATTGGGTACGCCGCTCGTTGAAGACACCTTCCACGCCGACCGCTGGGACTACGTATGGACCTTGAAAGATCCTAAAGGCGAAACCCAGAAAAAGATTTTCACCGTATTCTTTGAGGGCGACCAGCTCACACGCTTTGAGGGCGACTACCACAAAGGCGCCGTACAAAAAGAAGAGGAAAGCCCGGCCTCTATAGCCGAGGCCAATAAAGTAGATGAAACCGCAGAAAAAGCGGCGGAAGATACCGTTGGCCCGCCGAAAGAAGACATCTAA
- a CDS encoding RnfH family protein, translating into MPDRDLIRVEVAYALPHQQKIVALLVEPGTTAYQAVVRSNITDFFPDLDIETAKMGIFGQALGTKGLKAAREHELQEGDRVEIYRPLISDPKEARRRRAEKAKAES; encoded by the coding sequence ATGCCTGATCGCGACTTAATTCGAGTGGAGGTGGCCTACGCGCTGCCCCATCAGCAAAAAATTGTGGCGTTGCTGGTAGAGCCAGGCACCACCGCCTATCAGGCAGTGGTACGCTCGAACATTACCGACTTCTTTCCCGATCTTGATATCGAAACCGCCAAAATGGGCATTTTCGGCCAGGCGCTGGGTACCAAGGGCCTGAAGGCTGCACGCGAGCATGAGCTGCAAGAGGGTGACAGGGTAGAAATCTACCGCCCACTGATTTCAGACCCGAAAGAGGCGCGCAGGCGCCGGGCCGAGAAAGCCAAAGCAGAAAGTTAA
- a CDS encoding type II toxin-antitoxin system RatA family toxin, protein MARIERSALVRFSTEQMFALVNDVARYPEFMPGCVAAEVLEASESHLTARLTLKAAGVEQSFVTTNALTPPTRMDMVLVEGPFSHFSGQWQFIALGDIGCKIVFSLDFDLKNGLVALAAGKVFEAVASQQVDCLCRRAEQLYSG, encoded by the coding sequence ATGGCCAGAATTGAGCGCAGTGCGCTGGTGCGATTTTCCACTGAGCAGATGTTTGCACTGGTAAACGATGTGGCCCGCTACCCGGAATTCATGCCAGGCTGTGTGGCGGCTGAGGTGCTTGAGGCGAGCGAAAGCCACTTGACGGCCAGATTGACCTTGAAAGCGGCAGGCGTTGAACAAAGCTTTGTGACCACCAATGCGCTAACGCCGCCCACCCGCATGGACATGGTGCTGGTAGAAGGCCCTTTTTCGCACTTCAGCGGCCAATGGCAATTCATTGCACTGGGGGATATTGGCTGCAAAATTGTATTCAGCCTGGATTTTGATTTAAAGAACGGATTGGTCGCGCTGGCTGCGGGCAAGGTGTTTGAGGCCGTGGCCTCCCAACAAGTAGACTGCCTATGCCGGCGCGCCGAACAACTCTACAGCGGCTGA
- a CDS encoding sodium-dependent transporter translates to MTAPREQFGSRLGFILAAAGSAVGIGNLVGFPVNAAKNGGGAFLLMYAIFVFVICVPVMMAELATGRHSAKGPLGAYASLTQGNRLWSIAGWLSTITPFMIAVFYTVITVWLFEYLFSAITGDLDLLANPETFGTFITSGDIFIHLAIVVGIVNLILVGGVKEGIERSAKILMPTLFVMLIGMVIFVLTRDNAMAGLKFYLIPDFSKITGPVVSGALGQAFFSLSLGMGILITYGSYMDKRSSISSSAKMVALADTSVAFFAGLMILPAIFSFNPNTDPTQLSDSSVSLIFTFLPKIFLALQASIGYLGASIVASVFFLLVFFAALTSLVSIIEVPAASLVDQKCYSRRKALLVLNIGMIVFTIACTASFGMVGWLTEFVNYAGAPKSLFDVVYDVFYDTILPLNGLLICLFVIYRWKKSNFNEELETGDPAFKGSLLERYMNFSLSTFIPVILALIFINTVAIKFFGQSLLASIGF, encoded by the coding sequence ATGACTGCACCCAGAGAGCAATTCGGTTCCCGCCTTGGCTTTATTCTCGCAGCGGCGGGTTCCGCTGTCGGCATTGGCAACCTGGTGGGCTTCCCCGTGAATGCCGCCAAAAACGGCGGTGGCGCCTTTTTGTTGATGTACGCCATTTTCGTGTTTGTGATCTGCGTGCCCGTGATGATGGCAGAGCTCGCCACCGGCCGGCACTCCGCCAAGGGCCCGCTGGGCGCCTATGCCTCGCTCACCCAGGGCAACCGCCTGTGGAGCATCGCCGGTTGGCTCTCGACCATAACGCCCTTCATGATTGCGGTGTTTTATACGGTCATTACCGTTTGGCTGTTTGAATACCTGTTCAGCGCCATTACCGGTGATCTGGATTTATTGGCCAATCCGGAAACCTTTGGCACCTTCATTACCAGTGGCGACATTTTTATCCACCTGGCCATTGTGGTGGGCATTGTTAACCTGATTTTGGTGGGCGGTGTAAAAGAAGGCATTGAGCGCAGCGCAAAAATTCTCATGCCTACGCTGTTTGTGATGCTTATTGGCATGGTGATTTTTGTACTCACCCGCGATAACGCCATGGCCGGCCTGAAGTTCTACCTGATTCCCGATTTCAGCAAAATTACCGGCCCCGTAGTAAGTGGCGCGCTGGGCCAGGCGTTTTTCTCACTAAGCCTTGGCATGGGTATTCTGATTACCTACGGCTCTTATATGGATAAGCGCAGCTCCATATCAAGTTCGGCCAAAATGGTAGCCCTGGCTGATACCTCGGTAGCTTTTTTTGCAGGCCTGATGATTTTGCCCGCCATTTTCAGCTTCAACCCCAACACAGACCCAACCCAGCTATCAGACTCCTCCGTTAGCCTGATTTTCACCTTCCTGCCCAAGATTTTCCTGGCGCTGCAGGCAAGCATTGGCTACCTGGGGGCCAGTATCGTGGCCAGTGTGTTCTTCTTGCTGGTGTTCTTTGCAGCACTCACCTCGCTGGTTTCCATTATTGAAGTGCCAGCGGCAAGCCTGGTGGACCAAAAGTGCTATAGCCGCCGCAAGGCACTGTTGGTTCTTAACATCGGCATGATTGTGTTCACCATCGCCTGTACCGCCTCTTTCGGCATGGTGGGCTGGCTTACGGAGTTCGTAAACTACGCAGGCGCGCCAAAATCCCTGTTCGATGTGGTGTACGACGTCTTCTACGACACCATTTTGCCCTTGAACGGCCTGCTCATTTGTTTGTTTGTGATTTACCGCTGGAAGAAATCCAACTTCAATGAAGAGCTTGAAACCGGCGATCCGGCCTTTAAGGGCTCGCTGCTTGAGCGCTACATGAACTTCTCACTCAGCACCTTTATCCCGGTCATTCTGGCGCTGATTTTCATCAATACTGTGGCCATTAAATTCTTCGGCCAATCGCTGCTGGCCAGTATTGGTTTCTAG
- the smpB gene encoding SsrA-binding protein SmpB yields the protein MAKPKKKPADNTIAQNKKARFDYALGEKFEAGLELQGWEVKSLRAGKIQLVDSFVQFHRGEAWLMGALVSPMQSVSTHYVAEPNRKRKLLLHRRELARLQQGVEQKGYTVVCTALYWKNHLVKAAIALAKGKAEHDKRNTEKERDWNREKQRVVRDHNR from the coding sequence ATGGCTAAACCTAAGAAAAAACCCGCAGACAACACCATCGCGCAGAACAAAAAAGCGCGCTTCGATTACGCCCTGGGCGAAAAGTTCGAGGCGGGCCTGGAGCTGCAAGGCTGGGAAGTGAAGAGTTTGCGCGCCGGTAAAATTCAACTGGTAGACAGCTTCGTGCAATTTCACAGAGGCGAAGCCTGGTTGATGGGCGCGCTCGTCTCGCCTATGCAGTCTGTATCTACCCACTATGTGGCCGAGCCCAACCGCAAGCGCAAGCTGTTGTTGCACCGGCGCGAGCTGGCACGCCTGCAACAAGGGGTGGAGCAAAAGGGCTATACGGTGGTGTGCACCGCACTCTACTGGAAAAACCACCTGGTGAAGGCGGCCATCGCCCTGGCCAAGGGTAAAGCTGAACACGATAAGCGCAATACGGAAAAAGAGCGCGACTGGAATCGCGAAAAACAGCGCGTAGTGCGCGACCACAACCGCTGA
- a CDS encoding sodium-dependent transporter, whose translation MSAPRGQFSSRFGFIMAAAGSAVGLGNIWGFPTQTASNGGAAFVLVYLVLAFVLAYPALMAELVIGRHARANIVTALGGLSHKPWLSRLGSFTGLYGVLTASLILSFYTIVAGWMMSFLAASVTDIAGLDAATAWLTTMSVERNLLFGFLFAALTLFIISSGVQNGIEKWSSRLMPLLVGLLVLLIIYVLMQPGAMEGLRVYLMPDMSRVLEPKLIISAMGQAFFSLSLGVGTMLVYGSYLSKQDSLPRLGAIVTVVDLGIAFIAGLLILPAMFVAKEAGINITDAAGNLIGDSDIIFQVLPPLFDSMGGAGQFVAMAFFALMTIAALTSSISMLEVPVSLAVERFDVQRPVAALAIGGSIFAISAVIIFNFGSLFGWVIDLTTKYSQPLLGVMICLFCGWVFKRNQLLEELKQGHDGLEDGLFWKIWPFYVKLVCPLLILFTFWQSIA comes from the coding sequence ATGAGTGCACCCAGAGGTCAGTTCTCCAGCCGATTCGGATTCATCATGGCTGCGGCAGGTTCTGCCGTAGGCCTGGGCAACATTTGGGGCTTCCCCACCCAAACCGCCAGCAACGGCGGTGCCGCCTTCGTGTTGGTGTATTTGGTGTTAGCCTTCGTACTGGCCTACCCCGCGCTCATGGCAGAGCTGGTGATCGGCCGCCACGCGCGCGCCAATATCGTAACGGCCCTCGGCGGCTTGAGCCATAAACCCTGGCTCAGCCGGCTGGGCAGCTTCACCGGCCTCTACGGCGTGCTCACCGCCAGCCTGATCCTGAGCTTTTACACCATTGTGGCCGGCTGGATGATGAGCTTCCTGGCCGCCTCTGTTACCGATATCGCAGGCCTTGATGCCGCCACCGCGTGGCTCACCACCATGTCCGTTGAGCGCAACCTGCTGTTTGGCTTTTTGTTTGCAGCCTTAACGCTGTTCATTATTTCTTCTGGCGTGCAAAACGGCATCGAGAAGTGGTCTAGCCGCTTGATGCCCCTGCTGGTGGGCCTGTTGGTGCTGCTGATCATTTACGTACTGATGCAGCCAGGCGCCATGGAAGGATTGCGCGTGTACCTAATGCCCGACATGAGCCGCGTGCTGGAGCCCAAGCTGATCATCAGCGCCATGGGCCAGGCCTTCTTCTCGCTCTCGCTGGGTGTGGGCACCATGCTCGTTTACGGCTCTTACCTTTCCAAACAAGACAGCCTGCCGCGCCTGGGCGCCATTGTGACGGTGGTGGATTTGGGCATCGCCTTTATAGCAGGCCTATTGATTCTGCCGGCCATGTTTGTGGCCAAAGAAGCGGGCATCAACATTACCGATGCCGCAGGCAATCTGATTGGCGATTCCGACATTATCTTCCAGGTATTGCCACCGCTATTTGATTCTATGGGTGGCGCCGGCCAATTTGTGGCCATGGCATTTTTCGCACTCATGACCATCGCCGCACTCACCTCCTCCATCAGCATGCTGGAAGTGCCCGTGTCACTCGCGGTGGAGCGCTTCGACGTGCAAAGGCCCGTGGCCGCGCTGGCCATTGGCGGCAGTATTTTCGCGATCTCCGCTGTGATTATCTTTAACTTTGGCAGCCTGTTCGGCTGGGTGATAGACCTCACCACCAAGTACTCACAACCCCTGCTGGGCGTGATGATCTGCTTGTTCTGTGGCTGGGTTTTCAAGCGCAACCAGTTATTGGAAGAGCTGAAACAAGGCCACGATGGCCTGGAAGACGGCCTGTTCTGGAAGATTTGGCCCTTCTACGTAAAGCTTGTGTGCCCGCTGCTCATTCTGTTTACCTTCTGGCAATCTATTGCCTAG
- a CDS encoding ATP-binding cassette domain-containing protein, translating into MLEVSQLSRRYGEYLAVDSVSFSITKGEIVGLLGHNGAGKTTIMKMLSGYLEPDTGSIVVDGLNLAQHTKKIQKALGYLPESLPVYPEMTVADYLDYAADLKGLAGNHKREEIKHAIGATDISAKLNAPIATLSRGFKQRVGVAQAILGRPKLLILDEPSNGLDPEQTLQMRALIRDIAKDATVILSTHIMQEVEALCSRVLLVRAGQLAVDAQLAELQQSHKITLDTNLPLSDRQLLEQLAEVNKVDAAPAEGAADPTPGYRYTLTVNPAANQRALLARIAEKLITAGYQLWSLTPQSRDLESLFNESQDIKNPHQEVNRAA; encoded by the coding sequence ATGCTGGAAGTCAGCCAGTTAAGCCGGCGCTACGGCGAATATCTCGCCGTGGATTCGGTGAGTTTTTCAATAACAAAGGGTGAAATTGTAGGTTTACTGGGCCATAACGGCGCGGGTAAAACCACCATCATGAAAATGCTTAGCGGCTACCTTGAGCCCGATACCGGCAGCATTGTGGTAGATGGCCTAAACCTGGCCCAGCACACCAAGAAAATTCAAAAGGCCTTGGGCTACCTGCCAGAAAGCCTGCCGGTGTACCCTGAAATGACGGTGGCCGACTACCTAGATTATGCCGCCGATCTCAAGGGGCTGGCTGGCAATCACAAGCGCGAGGAAATCAAACACGCCATTGGTGCCACCGACATAAGCGCAAAGCTGAACGCGCCCATTGCCACTTTATCGCGCGGCTTCAAACAGCGCGTCGGCGTGGCCCAGGCCATACTGGGGCGCCCGAAGCTGCTGATTTTGGATGAGCCCAGCAACGGGCTGGACCCAGAACAAACCCTGCAAATGCGCGCGCTGATCCGCGATATCGCCAAAGATGCCACGGTGATTTTATCTACCCATATCATGCAAGAAGTAGAGGCCTTGTGCTCGCGGGTACTGCTGGTTCGGGCAGGCCAACTGGCCGTAGATGCACAGCTTGCCGAGCTGCAACAAAGCCACAAAATTACCCTAGACACCAACCTGCCCCTCAGTGATCGCCAACTGCTTGAGCAGCTGGCAGAGGTGAACAAAGTTGATGCCGCTCCGGCAGAGGGCGCTGCAGACCCAACACCTGGTTATCGCTATACGCTCACTGTCAATCCTGCAGCGAACCAGCGTGCACTGCTGGCGCGCATTGCTGAAAAGCTGATCACCGCTGGCTATCAGTTATGGTCGCTCACACCCCAAAGCCGGGATCTTGAATCCCTGTTTAATGAATCACAAGACATCAAAAACCCACATCAGGAGGTGAACCGTGCAGCCTGA
- a CDS encoding Gldg family protein, giving the protein MQPDHNTLVNKSARHPALRVAAKEISLFFASPIAYLFLGAFAAITLFVFFWGEAFFARNIADVRPLFEWMPLLLIFLSATLTMRLWSDERRTGTLEHVLTQSVPLWHFVVGKFLSCLFLLVLALAITLPLPITVALLGDLDWGPVWAGYLATLALGAAYISIGLFVSARSDNQIVSLIIASALCGVLYLLGHPVLTNLFGHATAEWLAALGTGTRFDAITRGVIDLRDFYYYLSIMAVFLTLNTLVLERERWVQHARNSQHRRWQFVAGLLIANALGANLWLGQITALRVDVTQGQMYSLSDATDNYLQQLQEPLLIRGYFSNKTHPLLAPLVPQMRDLMREYEIAGQGQVRVEFIDPLANPELEQEANQKYAITPVPFQVADRYQSSIVSSYFNVLVQYGDEHQVLGFRDLIEVQARSESDLNVQLRNPEHDLTRAIKKVLQSYQAGGNLFDTVKSELTFTAYLSPSEKLPPQLATFRETVEAQLTQYQAQAKGRLRVRWENPEANGGELGRQIAEDYGLRPMATSLLSNESFYFYLTLTNGEQLVQLPLEDLSEASFKRNLEAGIKRFATGFTKTVALVAPENGYSPYGSPRTSFHQLEQFLSADLNIQREDLTDGSVSGEADVLMLLAPENLDEKSLFAVDQFLMQGGTVIAATSPFSASLSNRSLSLQDVNSGLESWLKHHGIHIEKQLVLDPQNTAFPVPVTRNLGGFQIQDMRLIDYPYFPDLRADEINQVHPMTRALGQLTLAWASPITVTESQERTVTELLHSSGSAGLSSARNIMPQLTEQGLTPMQPEQDIGRHLLGVVSEGRFESYFKDKPSPLIEASEAAAESDAAKDASTEAATSSPFSRVISHSPEAARIILFASNDFLSDQVVRLTGSAQQGEYLAGLQLANNAIDWALEDAGLTSIRSRGHFNRTLPPLSQNTQMFWEYLNYVLAALALALIALLAHYHKRAKAQRYSAWLAH; this is encoded by the coding sequence GTGCAGCCTGATCACAACACACTTGTAAATAAATCCGCACGCCACCCTGCGCTGCGGGTGGCGGCAAAAGAAATCAGCCTGTTCTTTGCATCGCCCATCGCCTACTTATTTTTGGGCGCCTTTGCCGCCATTACCTTGTTTGTATTTTTTTGGGGTGAGGCATTTTTCGCGCGCAACATCGCAGATGTGCGCCCACTGTTTGAGTGGATGCCCCTGCTACTGATATTCCTCAGCGCCACGCTCACCATGCGATTGTGGAGCGATGAGCGACGCACCGGTACCCTTGAGCACGTACTCACCCAATCGGTGCCACTGTGGCATTTTGTGGTGGGTAAATTTTTAAGCTGCCTGTTTTTACTGGTGCTTGCCTTGGCGATTACCCTGCCACTGCCCATTACCGTGGCGCTGCTGGGCGACCTTGATTGGGGGCCTGTATGGGCGGGCTATTTGGCCACACTGGCGTTGGGCGCGGCCTATATAAGTATTGGCTTGTTTGTGTCGGCGCGCAGCGATAACCAGATTGTCAGCCTGATTATCGCCTCGGCGCTGTGCGGTGTACTTTATTTACTGGGCCACCCGGTGCTCACCAACCTGTTTGGCCACGCCACCGCCGAATGGCTGGCAGCACTAGGCACCGGCACCCGCTTTGATGCCATCACCCGCGGCGTGATAGACCTGCGCGACTTCTACTATTACCTAAGCATTATGGCGGTGTTTCTCACGCTCAATACACTGGTGCTTGAGCGCGAGCGCTGGGTGCAACATGCGCGCAATTCGCAACACCGCCGCTGGCAATTTGTTGCGGGCCTGTTGATAGCCAACGCCTTGGGCGCCAATTTATGGCTTGGGCAAATAACGGCCTTGCGAGTGGATGTGACCCAGGGGCAAATGTATTCGCTGTCTGATGCCACCGATAACTACTTGCAACAGTTGCAAGAGCCGCTGCTGATCAGAGGCTATTTCAGCAACAAAACCCATCCACTGTTGGCGCCACTGGTGCCGCAGATGCGCGACCTGATGCGCGAATACGAAATCGCGGGCCAAGGCCAGGTGCGGGTGGAATTTATCGACCCGCTCGCAAACCCGGAGCTTGAGCAGGAGGCAAACCAAAAATACGCCATTACCCCGGTACCCTTTCAGGTGGCCGACCGCTACCAGTCGTCCATTGTGAGCAGCTACTTCAATGTGCTGGTGCAATACGGCGACGAACATCAGGTACTGGGTTTTCGCGACCTCATTGAAGTACAGGCCCGCTCGGAATCCGATTTAAATGTGCAATTGCGCAACCCCGAGCACGACCTCACCCGCGCCATCAAAAAGGTACTGCAAAGCTACCAGGCCGGTGGCAACCTGTTTGATACCGTAAAAAGCGAACTCACCTTCACGGCTTACTTGTCTCCTTCAGAGAAACTGCCGCCACAACTCGCCACTTTCCGCGAGACAGTGGAAGCTCAACTGACACAATACCAGGCACAAGCCAAAGGGCGCTTGCGCGTGCGGTGGGAAAACCCAGAGGCAAACGGTGGCGAGCTCGGCCGGCAAATTGCCGAAGACTACGGCCTGCGCCCCATGGCCACCAGCCTGCTCAGCAACGAGAGCTTTTACTTTTACCTCACGCTCACAAACGGCGAGCAACTGGTACAACTGCCCCTAGAAGACCTCAGCGAAGCAAGCTTCAAGCGCAATCTGGAAGCGGGCATCAAGCGCTTTGCCACAGGCTTTACCAAAACCGTGGCGCTGGTGGCACCGGAAAACGGCTATTCGCCCTACGGGAGCCCGCGTACATCGTTTCATCAGCTGGAGCAGTTTCTTAGTGCAGACCTGAATATTCAGCGCGAAGATCTAACCGATGGTAGCGTGAGCGGTGAAGCCGATGTATTGATGCTACTGGCGCCTGAAAACCTTGATGAGAAATCACTCTTTGCGGTGGATCAATTCCTCATGCAAGGGGGAACAGTAATTGCGGCAACCTCGCCCTTTTCGGCGTCATTAAGCAACCGTTCGCTCAGCCTGCAAGACGTCAACAGCGGCCTGGAGAGCTGGCTTAAGCACCACGGCATCCACATTGAAAAGCAGTTGGTGTTAGACCCGCAAAATACGGCGTTTCCGGTGCCAGTTACACGCAATCTGGGGGGATTTCAAATTCAGGACATGCGCCTGATAGACTACCCCTACTTCCCCGATTTGCGCGCCGATGAAATCAACCAAGTTCACCCCATGACCCGCGCATTGGGGCAACTGACGCTCGCCTGGGCCTCACCGATTACAGTAACCGAAAGCCAAGAGCGTACCGTCACTGAGCTGCTGCACTCCTCTGGCAGCGCGGGCCTTTCAAGTGCGCGCAATATTATGCCGCAGCTCACCGAACAAGGGCTTACCCCCATGCAGCCCGAGCAGGATATTGGCCGCCATCTGCTTGGGGTAGTGAGTGAAGGGCGCTTTGAGTCTTACTTCAAAGATAAACCCTCACCCCTCATAGAGGCGAGTGAGGCCGCAGCCGAATCAGATGCGGCCAAAGACGCGAGCACCGAGGCCGCTACAAGCTCGCCCTTCAGTCGCGTGATCAGTCACTCGCCCGAAGCTGCACGAATAATCCTGTTTGCATCAAACGATTTTTTAAGCGATCAGGTGGTGCGCTTAACCGGCAGCGCACAACAGGGTGAGTACCTGGCCGGCTTACAACTGGCCAACAACGCCATTGACTGGGCGCTGGAAGACGCAGGCCTCACGAGCATTCGCTCGCGAGGGCACTTCAATCGCACCCTGCCACCGCTAAGCCAGAATACACAAATGTTCTGGGAATACCTGAACTATGTACTGGCCGCACTGGCACTGGCTCTCATTGCCCTGCTCGCCCATTACCACAAACGCGCCAAGGCGCAACGCTACAGCGCTTGGCTGGCACATTAA